The genomic DNA TACTTCCATTTTCGCTGAGGCAGGCGGTTTGCGGGAGCAGGGTTTGTAGTCCTTCGATGAGATAGGCGATTGCCTGGTGGGGCGTGACGGGATTGAGGAGTGTATCAGGGCTGCTCCAGATCAGCTCCACACTGCCGTGATCGAGGACGACCACGGGTCTGTAGAGATAGTGGCCCTCGGGGTTCTGGGAGACATGGAGCCAGAAGGCGATGTGGCCGGCTGGGACAGCACCAGAGATGTGAACGTGTTCCCGTGGCTCCAGCCAGGCATCGAGGCCAAGCTCTGGGACCTGCACACGCCGACGGCGCAGCGTTCGATAGTGGATGGTCAGCTTCCAGCCGGCTTGGTGCCGGCTCTGCTCACGGGAAAACCACTTCCCCACCCGTACCGGCTCGTCAATGCGGGTTGGCTGTGCGGGACGCGTGGTGTGGTAGCTGAGTAACCAGCCAGCACTGGGCGTGCAACGCTGAGCAAACCACTCGCGACAGGCTTTTTTGGTAGGGGCCACACAGTTGAATGTCTGCTCGTCTTCGTCCAGCCAGACCAGACGATCCGGGAGACGCTCAAGCCTTCGGTAGAGCTGCCAGCCTCGTCGGGTGAAGTCTAGGTCACCCCTCTCTGCAAGGTCCTCCCGTGGCGGTGTGAGCCAGCCCGCGGAGCGCCAGCGCTCTAGCCGCACCGCCCGAGGCGTGCGCACGATCTTGAGCCAGCCCTCGGCTAGCATCTCGGCCAGCACGGCGTGGTAGGTCTCGGCTGTCTCAATCTTGCGCTCGGGACGAGAGCGGCGTGTGAAGCCAAGCTCTTCGACCAGGTCCTGCGCCATCGCCTCCAGAGGATTGTAGAGCCGGTAGCACAGACAGGTCAGGGCGTCTTTTTTCAGCGGGCTCATGGACGGCTAGGTGACAAGAATCTGGGGCTCGCCAGCCTCGACTCGCCCGATCACGGCACGGGTGACAACTCCGTGGCGCTCCAGGGCGGCCAGCAGGGCGACAAGCTTCCCCGAGGCGACCGCGATACAGAGCCCCCCCGAGGTCTGGGGATCGAAGAAGACCTCCCGCTGATCGTCGGGGACCGATGGGTCGAAGGTGACAAGCTCGGCGAGGTACTCCGCGTTGCTCGCGCCCCCTCCCGTGGTGAAGCCCGCGCGGGCGAGCTCAACGGCACGAGGGAGGAGCGGGATGGCATCGTTTTCCAGGTGCAGGCGCACCCCACTCTGCCGCGCGATATGCGAGAGATGCCCCAGCAAGCCAAACCCCGTGATATCGGTCGCCGCGGAGACCGCTCCTTCACGCACTCCCCCACTCGTGGGGGCTGGGGGGCAGATCCCCACCTCGCGCATCGCGGCGGCGGCGGCGGCGTTGAGGGTCGCCATGCTCTCCACGGCTAGCTGCAGGGTGTGGTCATCGAGCTTGTCGAACTTGGCCGCGGTCATTAGAATTCCCGTGCCGAGTGGCTTGGTAAGAACCAGGACATCACCGGGGCGCGCTCCGGCATTGGTTGTCACGCGCTCCGGGTGGACGGTCCCCGTGACCGAGAGTCCGAACTTGGGCTCAGGGTCATCCACACTATGGCCCCCCGCCAGGTGCACCCCCGCCAGACGAAGCTGATCGCCCCCCCCGCGCAGGATCTCCGCGAGCACATCGCCGGGGAGCTCCTTGATGGGGAAGCAGAGGATATTCATCGCGGTCAGGGGAATTCCCCCCATCGCATAGACATCCGAGAGCGCGTTGGCGGCGGCGATCCTCCCGAAGTCGTAGGGGTCATTCACGATGGGCGTGAAGAAGTCCAGGGTCTGGATCAGGGCCAGCTCGGGGCTCAGCCGAATCACCCCGGCATCGTCCGACGTGTCGAGGCCCACGAGGAGGTCGGGGTGCTTCTCGTGGGGGAGTCCTGCCAAGATTGTCTTCAGGGCCGACGGCCCGATCTTGCTCGCTCAGCCAGCGCAGCGCACCCTTGCAGTCAGACGCTGCGCAGCCAGGGTGCGCTTATTGGGTTCCTCGGGGGTAGTTGTCACAACTTAGATTGTACCCGGGAGCCGCGCTGTAAAAAGTAAGAGCCCCCCAGACTGCTCCGGGGGGCTCTCTCAGGACGTGGTCGGGGCCTACGGCAGGACGTGAGCAACGGCAGCGGCCGTGCCGATGGAGCAGACTGGGTCGGTGCCCAGGTTGCCGACCGTGTAGGTGCCGCTCGATGCACAGGTGGGAGTACCGCCCTTGATGTAGGTGGTGGTACCCGCGCCACAGAGGGCGGACAGAGCGGGCATGGTGGAGCCCTGTGCCAGCTTGTAGTCCATGGCGTACTGCTCCTTGGCGGAGTCGATCTGCTTCAGGTTGGCAACACAAGCACGAGCGCGAGCGGACTCACGAGCACGGACAAAGTTTGGGACAGCGATCGCAACCAGGATACCGATGATCAGGACGACGATCATAATTTCTACAAGCGTAAACGCACGGCGAAGAGATTTCATTCGAGTTAAAGGGCCTTTCGATATCAGGAGAATCTTCTCCCAATTCACACCCCAAATAGCGGAAGAAACCCAGATTATCCTTAGAGGTTATTTACGAAAAATCCGCCAAACGCAGGAAACAGGTAATCCCACCTGGTTAAATCTCTCCCGCCCACGAGACCTAAAGAAAGGTTTTTCCATCGCCAAAATACTTCGCAGTAATCCTCACTATTCAAAACGAAAGTATCCCTTCGAGATCACTACATGCCATCTAGACCATCACACATCCGCGCCCCTCGCTACGTCGGGGCTCTGTTCGCCGCCACCTCTCTTCTTCTCACCGCATCGGCCGACGCCCAAGTCAGTATTTACCTCTCTGCTCCTGGTGCCACCAGCTCCGGCTTTTCCAACACCGATGTCGAGACCTTCGAGTCCCTCACAACCGGGATCAAGACCTCGGACTTCCTCTCCCCCAACTTTGGGACCGCTACCGGGGTTACCGGGACCTACCAGGGAAGTGTCGCTCATCCGTACGCAATTGGCCCAGCAAGCGACCCCTGGAGCGTCGGGAGCAACTACTTCGCGGTCGGTGCCCAGTCAGGCAGCACCGCCACCGCCACCCTTCAGCTCTCGTCGTCGGTCGGCTACTTTGGATTTTCCTGGAACGCGGGGGATAACAACAACCGCATGGCGTTCTATAAGCAGGGTGCTGTCCTCGCCATCTTCTCATCGGCCAATATTCAGACCCTTCTGGCAAACCCCACCGTCACCGCCATCGATGGGACGGTCTACAACTCCTCAAGCTACCGGGGCCAGCCAGGAAATACGACCGTCAACGCCGGGGAGAACTACGCCTTTGTTCACTTTCTGATCGCCGGTGGCGCGGACCGTATTGACTTCTGGAACACCGGCGGCTCGGGGTTTGAGTCCGACAATCACACCCTGCGGACCACGGCCCCCACGGTCGCGGGAAGCTCACTGGTCTTTGTGACCACCACCAGCGCCCCCGAGCCCTCCACCCTTGGGCTCCTTGCTCTGGGTGCGGTCATCGCCAGTGTCTTGGCGCTCTACCGAAAAGATGCGCTCGCGTCCCAGCGTGTAAGCCAGACCAGCTTCGCGGTGATACACTCTAAGAACTCAGTAGACGGTAGCTAACGATCTGTAGAAACAGACAGCTGAACACCGAGCCCCGAGAGGTAGAGCCAAGCCGCAACACCTCTCGGGGCTTTTTGTTGTCAGTAGGCCACAGAGTAGTTTTCCTGGAGCAGGGCGACCACCTCGATGAGTGTGCTCAGTCGCTGCGGAGCGGCGCGCTTGCCGGTAAAGGTCTCCCGTGGCCCCCGGAGTACGTGCTGCCGGTCTACCACTGCGCTCGTCGGCTGTGTCAGCGCCTGTGCGACAAGCGGGCGCTCATCGCGATCGACCTTCTCGCTCAGACTCAGCAGGGCCAAGCGGATCGCAACTTCCTCGTCGAGAACGCCCTTGCTGACTCCGGTCGCCATGACCTCAAAGGGGCGACGCCCCGGTTCGATGAGGCAGGCTATCGCACACCACTCACGGAGACGAGCGCTCTGGGTACAAGCGACTCGCACCTCCACTCTCTTCACACCAAGCAAAACGGGAATAGATTCTTGAATGCTAGACACGAACCATAGTATAGGAACATAGAGATTTTCTCTTTACAATCGTGGAGCCAGAAGGCGGTTTGGACCGAGGCACCACACACCACGTTGCTCTCTCGCCGATGCGCCTTCCCCTCGAAACACAAAAAAAGCCCCGGAGCACCAGGCACTCCGGGGTGTAGATAACGCATAACTCACGGCTTCGACTCGGCTCCCTCGTGAAAAGCAAAGTCCCACCATCTTAACCACTAAAAGAATCAGCAAGAAGAGACCTTGACCTTATGCTTCTTAAGTGATTCTTAAGTACTAAATTCGCAATATACGATCCTGCCCCGCCTGTGCGGTTGCTACTTAAACGAGGGCAGGACAATTCCACGCAGGATCACTTTCTGCGCGGCCAGGAAGACCAGCAGCGTGGGCAGTGCCGCCAGGGTGAGTGCCGCAAAGATCACGTACTGCGGTGCGCTGGACTGCAGGTTGTAGAGCGCGACCATGATGGTCCACATCTTCGGGTCCTGACAGACCACGAGGGCGAAGAGAAAGGCACCGTAGGCCCCGGTGAAGGCATTGAGCGCGATCACCGAGAAGATCGGCAGCGACAGCGGGAGCGTGATCCGAGCAAACATCGCCAGCTCCGATGCCCCATCCAGAATCCCCGCTTCGTAGAGTTCCTTGGGCAGTGAGTCAAAGAACCCCTTGAGCAGAAAGATCGAGTAGCCACTGGCGAGCCCAGGGAGGATCAGTGCCCCGAAGGTGTTGAGGAGCCCCAGGCTCTTGAGCATCAGGAAGTTAGGGATCATCGCGACCTCGGCGGGGAAGGCCATGGTCGCGAGGAGAAAGAGCAAGACCTTGTAGGCGTAGGGCAGCGGGTAGCGCGAGAGCGCGTAGGCGCAGAGCGGGTTGACTAAGAGCGCCCCCAGGATCGAGAGCACACAGAAGACAACGGTATTGAGCAGGGTGCGCCCGCTCTGTCCCCCAGTCATGAGCTGCCGGTAGACATGGATAAAGTTGCGCCCCACAAAGTCCTGGCGCAGCTCGCTGCGGTGGGCCTTCACAAAGGCAAAGTCCGCGGCGGCCTGCGGGGGCTGGGCCGTGGTGTCACTACGGGTGGCGCGCCAGAGGTTCTCCGGTGCCTGCGCGACCAAGGCACTCACCGGCGCGTCGGTCTTGATGAACTCCATCCAGTCGGTGAGGGAGAGGCCATCGGCGGGCGGGGCGGTGGGCAGTGGGATCTGCGGGCGCTTGCGGCGCGCCAGAAACGCCTGCCAGGCGGGTGCGGCGCTGGCCTCGACCTTGAGCATGCGGAGCGGGAACTTGGTGCGCATGAACACCTCCCAGTCCGTGTAGCTTGCTCCCACGGGTGCGGTGGTGGGCAGGGTCAGCGCGGTCCAATCCGTAACCGACGTCTTCCAGGCGGCGTTGAGGTTCTCCAGCTTGCCTTCGTAGCGGTCCTCCTTGAGAAACTTACGCCAGAGAGAGTCGCCAAAGGTCGGGATCAGGTAGTTCTTAGGGAGGCTCTTGCGGAAGGCGAACCAGTCCTTGACCTTGGGACGCTCACTCTGGGGCATCCAGGCGCGGAGGTTGGGCTTCTCGATCGGCGCGGTGATGGTCTCGAAGCGGACATTCTCCTCACGCCACGCCTTGTTGAGCGCGTCGATATCGTTGCCGTACTTTTGCTTGAGCCAGTCTCGGAAGCGCATCAGGAGCGGTGCGGGCGCGTTCTCGTGCTCCCCGAAGCCGGCGCGCAGGAGGTGCTCGGGGAGGGACTGGGCGAAGCTCTCCCAGGCAGCGAGATCGGCGGGCTCCCCTGTGGGAACCGGGGCCTCAGCGACTTTTTTGTAGTCCGCGTGGTGGGCCGCGTTGAGCTCATCGACATTGTTGGCATAGCGGTCCTCCAGGTACTTGACATAGAGCGCCGCATCGTCGCGCCAGTACGCCGGGATCAGGCGTGCGGGGGCGTAGTCATTGAAGTCCGACTGGCTCTTGGTGGCCGTGGAGAGCATCAATAAAAACGGGTAGAGCGTGGTCACGGCCCCGAGGCTCAGCACCAGGTAGAGCACTGCCAGCCCCAGCCGCACCTTCCACGAGCGCCTCCCGATCCGTGAGATATGCATCTACTTGCGGCTTGCCAGGAACGCTTCCTCTTTGGCGGCCAGCTCCTCGGGGGTGATGCGCTTTGCCTCGCCCGGAGCCAGGTCCGCGACCGCCACGAGGATCGCGTAGTTGAGGGCGAACTTCTTCTCCGCGCCGGTTAGGCGGTTGCGGGCTTCCTCAGAGAGGCCATCGAGCCACTTGGCCTTCATGCTCTTCTCATTCTCTTCATGGCGCTTGCGGAGCTCGGTGGTCATGGTGTCTCGGTCCACTAGGATCGAGGCTTCATCGCCGTAGACCTTGAGGATCGTGCCACTGAGGCCCCCGTAGTGGGGGTAGTAGAGTCCGCTCTTGATATCGGCGGGGGTCTGCTCGCGCTTGGCGACAGTCACGGTGTCACCGGAAGAAATCTTGCTCATGCCGGTATTTTACCGTGCTAGCGGTACAATAGCACCGTGACTCCCTACGAAAACCTGCGCATTGTGGTCTGGGTCTTCGGCGTCCCCACGATAATCGCACTGACGGTCCGGGCGATCCGTAAGGTGCACGCCATCCGCAAGCGCCACGAGGAGCTCTTGGCGGAGGCGGAGCGCAACCCCCAAAACCCCCACCAGGCCCTCGCCGAGCTCTATGCCGAGCCGCGGAAGCAAAAGCGCTAGCGAATCCGCACATCCCCCGGCCGCTTTACCTCCCCCGGCTCGCTTAGGCTCGCCACCCCCTCCGGCTTCGCGAAGGGGGTTGTGGGCAGCGGGTGGTCGAACTCTAGCTTGATCACGGGGACGGTGGCGCTGAGCTCGTTGGTGGGCAGGCCGGTGAGCCGCAGGTAGCCCTCGTGCTCGACATGGTCGCTCGGGGCCAGCTCCAGCGAGAAGCTGACGGGCTTGCCGGTATTGAGCAGGGTCGCGCGTGTAGGAGTAAGCGTGAGAGGTTTGAGCTTGAGGGCGCTCCCCACCAAGTCCGTATGGCAGACCACGTAGAGCGTGTTGTTCTTGCGGGTCAGCAAGATGCTCTTATTGGCAGAGAGCTCGGTGCAAGGAGTGGTGCCATCGAAGGCCTCGCGGACCGTGTGGTACCACTTGCCCAAGCGCCTCACAATTCCCGCTGACTCCGTGGGGATGGTCCCATCGCCCTTGGGCCCGACATTGAGCAGGTAGTTGGCATCGCGCGCCCGGAACTTGGCGATCGAGCGCATCAGGTGGCGGTCGGTGTAGTAGTCCTCGCCCTTGCGCCAGCTCCAGCTCTCCATCCCCACGGACTGACAGGCCTCCACCCGCCGGGCGAAGTCCACCTTGCTCTCGTAGTCCCGCTCCGGTGTGCCAAAGTCGCCGTCGTCGTAGCCCCGGTCGTTGATCACGGCCTTGGGCTGGAGCTGACGGATCAAGGCGTTGATGCTCGGGTCGCGGTGGAGATCGACATTCATGTCCCACCAGAAGCCGTGAAGCTCGCCGTACTGGGTGCAGAGCTCGCGCACCTGGCCGCGCACAAACTCGGTGTAGGCGAGCAGATCGGGGCTGTCTTCCGGCTGTGCCGGGATTTCGTGGTGCCGCCCCTGATTCGGATAGTTCGGGTGGTGCCAGTCCGCGATGGAGTAGTAGAGGCAGAGCGGGAAGCGGCGCTTGTGGCAGGCATCGGCAAGCTGGCGGACGATATCTTTCCCGTAGGGCGTGTTCATCGTGTTGTAGCGCGTCAGCTTGGTGTCCCAGAGGCAGAAGCCATCGTGGTGCTTGGTCGTAACGCAGAGATACTCCATGCCCGCCTCCTGCGCCAGATCCAGCCAAGCCTCGGGGTTGAACTTGACCGGGTTCCACTGGGCTTGGAGCTTCTGGTACTCACTGCGCGGCACCCGCCGCCGCCACTGCTCTTGCTCGTGCCAGCCGTGGAGCGAGTAGAGCCCCCAGTGGACAAACATCCCGTAGCGGTGGGCAAACCACCAGTCGCGGCCATCGCCGAATCGTGGAACCAAGCTATTCATGCCCCTAGTATGCCTAAAACATCGCGTGGAGGCGAGCGAGCAGCGCCTCGGTCTCGTCCCAGCCCAGGCAGGCATCGGTGACCGACTTGCCGTAGACCATCTCCTTGCTGATGCTCTGCTTGCCCCCTACTAAGTTGCTCTCGATCATCACACCCAGAAGGGACTTGTCCCCCTCCAGGCGCTGGCGCCCGATCTTCTCGGCGACAAAGGGCTGGCGCTCAGGGTCGTAGCCGGAGTTGGCGTGGCTGGCATCGACCACGATTCCGGGGGGGAGCCCGGCTTTATCGAGGCAGGCCACGGCGCGGGCGACACTCACCCGGTCGTAGTTGGGCTGGCTCTTCTTGCCACCGCGGAGCACCAGGCACACATCGGGGTTGCCGGGGGTGCGCACCACGCAGCAGCGACCATCCTCATCGAAGCCGAGGTAGGAGTGCTTGCTCTGCGCCGACTGCATCGCATCCAGCGCGATCTGCAGCTCGCCATCGGTGCCGTTCTTGAAGCCCACGGGCATGGGCATCCCGCTGGCCATCGCCCGGTGCGGCTGGCTCTCGGTGGTGCGAGCGCCGATCGAGCCAAAGGAGATTAAGTCGGCGAAGTAGTCCGGGGTCGCGGTATCGAGCAGCTCGGTGGCGACGGGCAGGCCCAGCTCGGTGATCTCGACTAGAAGCTTGCGGGCGCGGCGCAGCCCCTCGGACATGTCGTAGGTGCCATCGAGGTGCGGGTCGTTGATCAGGCCGCGCCACCCGACTGTCGTGCGGGGCTTCTCAAAGTAGGTGCGCATCAGGATCACCAGCTTGTCGGAGTACTGCGCGGCCAGCGGCGCGAGGCGGCGGGCGTAGTCCAGCGCGGCCTCGGGGTCGTGGATGGAGCAAGGGCCGGTGACCACCAAGAAGCGGGAGTCCTGGCGGTTAAGGAGACGCTGGATGGCCACACGGCCCTGGGCGACAGTCTGGTACGAGGCGGCACTGACCGGAAACTCCTCCCGCAGCACGGCGGGGGCAGGCAGCACGGTGCGGGTCACGGCGCTCTCATCTCGTTTATCGGCGATCTTGTCCATAGGTTTGCTTTGCTCTTTCCCAAGAAAAAAGCCCGCCCCGGTTCTCCGGGGCGGGCTTGGTGTGGGTGTCTTGGCAGACGCTACACAACGGCTCCGTCCCGGTTCGGGAAGAAGTAAAAGCTAAAATACCAGTAGCCGTTGGTGGGGTGTGCCATAACTAAAATCCACTGTATCATAAGCACACAGACTTTGCACCACACTGTTGTGGCACCTCGCCTGCTTGACACCATGGCAGAGAGGAACTATTACAATATGCCCATCGTCTAATGGAGAGAACCATGTCCCTATCTGAGATCCAACCCCGGCGCACCGCGCACACGCTCTTTGTGGACTTTGTCGGCTACTCCCGGCTCTCCGCCGACTCGCAGGCGGCGGTCCAGGTCGCGCTCCAGAACCTGGTCTACAACCTCCCCGCCTTTATCGCGGCCCGCAACGACGGCCAGCTGATGGTGCGCAAGACCGGCGATGGGATGGCGATTGTCTTCTTTCAGGATGTTGAGTTCCCTCTGGCCGCCGCGGTGGCGCTGGACGAGGTCCTCAAGCACCAAGCGACCAGCCTGCGGGACCAGGTGGGCGCAAACTTTCGGCTCCGTATGGGAGTCCACTCCGGCCCAGTCGTGATTGTCGATGAAGACGGCGATGGGATCATGGATGTTGCGGGCGAGGGAATCAACACGGCCCAGCGGGTGATGGACTGTGGCGACCAAGGGCATATCCTGGTCTCTGGCCCGGTCTTCAATCTCGTAGAGGAGAAGCCGCACTGGAAGAGCCTCCTCCATGATCTGGGAATCGTGCGGGTGAAGCACGACGAGCTTGTCCACCTCTACAGCCTCCACGGGATCCGCCCCGATGGTACGACAATCGGCTACGAGGCCCTGCCCCGCAAGGTCTACGAGAGCCGGGAGCGTGCTCGGGAGCAGGCAGAGCAAGAGGCAGCGCGCACCCAAGAGGAGAACCGGAGCACGGTCACGGGCTATGCCCTCCGCGCCGCCCTGCTCCTGGGAGCCCTCGTGCTCCTGGGCTCACTGCTCTTTATGGTCTGGCGCCACAGCACGCTGGACTCCAAAGAGGTCCAGCATGTCGCCGATGTCATTCGCAAGAACAAAGAAGAGAAAGAACGCAAGAACCAGCCGCCTACCCCTGAGCCCAAGCCCATCGTGGTCGCCACCCCCACCCCCGGACCGGCGAGCACAAGCCCCGAGACAAGCGCAATGGTCGAGGCGGATGTCCCGAGTATTGTCGGCCTGCCCCGCGCCGATGCGGAGAAAGCTCTCGCGGCTGTCAAGCTGACCCTGGCCCTCTCGGAGAAGAGCCCGGAGGTGCAGAACCCCACGGTCGCGCCGGGGACGGTCCTGAGCCAGTTCCCGATCCCAGGTAAGCAGTTTGTGCGCGGGGGGACGGTCTACGTGAGCCTCGCCGTAGGCGGCCAGGTAGCGCCGACTCCCGCCCCCGCCGGGGAGCAGAGTGCCTTCACCGGAGTTCTGGTGGATGCCCGTAGCTTTCCCCAGCTCGCCAATAGCGCCTCGATCGGGCTGTTTGGCCCCAACGATGTCGCGCTCTACACCAGCTCCGGCGCTACCAACGACGAGCTCCAGGCGGTCCAGGCCGTGGGGATCAATCCCCTTCGGATCACCGCCCAGCAAGCCGGCGCTCAGGGAGTGGGCCTCGCGGCGGAGGATGTGGAGAAGCTCCGCACCCTCCCCGATTCCGTCCGCGCTAAGACGGTCGTTCTGCGCCCGTAGGACTCCCCACCGCACGGTCACAGCGGGCCCAGGCCGCGAGCAAGGCACAGCGGGCATTGACCACGTTGCTCTGTGCCTGGGTCAGCGCGGCCTGGGCATCTGCCAGGTCCAGCAAGGGAGAGACCGTCCCCTCGCTCACCCCCGCGTTGTACTTGATCCGCGCCAGCCGCGCCGCCTCTTCCGCGGTCGCCTGGGCCTGCTCTGCCACACCGAGCCGGGCCTGGGCATCGCGGATCGCGAGCACGGCCTGGCGCACCTCCAGCGCGACTGCCTCCTCGAGCTGGCTCAGCGTGGTCTCGGCACTGCTCTGGTCCGCCCGCGCCTGCTGCCGACGGCTCCGGGCGAGCCCGCCATCGCTCAGCGGCAGGGTCACCCCCACGGCGACTTGGGCGAGGTCCCGCACCGCCAGTGAGCCCGCGTTGGGGTTGTACTGTCCGCCCAACGAGACTCCCACACTCGGGGCCAGGCTCCGCTGCGAGAGCTTGACTCCCAGCGATGCCGCCTTCACGCCCAGCCGTGCCTGGAGCAGCTCGGGCCGCTGGGAGCGGGCGCTCGCCTGGAGCGTGGCTTCGTCGGGGAGGGGCCGCTCGGGAGTCGCCCGCTCCCCCAGCACGAGTGGGCTCTCCAGCGGGAGGACGAGCAGGGTCGCCAGCGCGGCCTGCGCGAGCTTGACCCCGTTCTCGGCTTGCAGGAGCTGCTGCTGGGAGTCGGCGAGCCCGGTCTGGGCGCGCAGGACATCCAAGCGCGGTGCGATTCCTGCCTTCTGGCTCGCCTCCGCATCGTGGAGGCGCTGTGCGGCGGTCTCCTGCGCCGCCCGTGCCACCCGCTCCAGCGCCACCGCTCGGGTGAGCTCGTAGCAGGCGAGCCGCACCTCCAGCGCCACGATCTGCCGGGCGCTCTCAACTCCCAGCAGCCCACTGGCCTCGTCGAGCTGGGCGGCATCGCGTGCGGTGTGGAGCAGCCCCGCAACATCCAGAGGCAGGGTCGCGCTGGCGGCGTACTGCGCCTGCTCCAAGTACGCGCCCTGGATCGCCACGGGACCTGCCGCAAAGCGCTGCTCACGGTTGAGCCGCACCAGGTTCGCACTCACCCCTGCGGTCGGCTTGAGCGCCGCACGGGCCTCGTCGGTCTTGCCCGCCGCACGCCGCACCAGCGCCTCCGCAAGCTGCACACGGCGGCTCTTCTGGAGCGCCTGAGTCACGGCACTATCGACCGTCAGGCTCTGTGCCTGGCTCGGGAGCGCCATCATCAACACGCTTGCCACGACCGCCGGGACTAGGAGACGTCGTGCCTCGCCGCGGGCCAGGAGGGCGTAGACACTGGGAATGACGATCATCGTGAGGAAGGTCGAGACCAAGAGCCCGGCGATAATCGCCCAGTCGAGCGGCGGCCAGAGCTTGCTCCCGGCGTAGGCCTGCGGCAAGAGCGCCCCCACAGAGAGCAAGACGGTCAGCAGGATCGGGCGCAGGCGGCGGCGGCTCGCATCGACCAAGGCCTCCGCCATCGAGACGGGCTGCTGGCGCTGCTCTTCTTGGGCGTAGTGGAAGATAAAGATCGTGTGGTTGGTGACGATCCCCCCCAGCGCGGCGATCCCCAGAAAGGCCATGAAGCCAAAGTTCTGGTGCGCCAAGTAGAGCCCCGGCACGGCACCAATCACGCCCAGCGGCACCGACGAGAGAATCGCAGTGACGATCGGGACGGAGTTAAACTGGACCATGAGCACGACCAAGTTGAAGACAAAAGCCACGGCAAAGACCACCATCATGTCCGTGAAGGTCTTGTTGGCCTCCTCTTGCTCCCCACCAAACCCGACAGTCACCGGCTCTGCAAGCGGTCTCTGGGCCAGCGATAGCTTGAGGTCGTCCACCACCGCGGAGGCGAGCCGGGTGCCATCCAGAAACGCGGAGACCGTCAGGGTGCGCTGGCCGT from Armatimonas rosea includes the following:
- the selD gene encoding selenide, water dikinase SelD, with the protein product MAAQRLTARVRCAGUASKIGPSALKTILAGLPHEKHPDLLVGLDTSDDAGVIRLSPELALIQTLDFFTPIVNDPYDFGRIAAANALSDVYAMGGIPLTAMNILCFPIKELPGDVLAEILRGGGDQLRLAGVHLAGGHSVDDPEPKFGLSVTGTVHPERVTTNAGARPGDVLVLTKPLGTGILMTAAKFDKLDDHTLQLAVESMATLNAAAAAAMREVGICPPAPTSGGVREGAVSAATDITGFGLLGHLSHIARQSGVRLHLENDAIPLLPRAVELARAGFTTGGGASNAEYLAELVTFDPSVPDDQREVFFDPQTSGGLCIAVASGKLVALLAALERHGVVTRAVIGRVEAGEPQILVT
- a CDS encoding competence type IV pilus major pilin ComGC gives rise to the protein MKSLRRAFTLVEIMIVVLIIGILVAIAVPNFVRARESARARACVANLKQIDSAKEQYAMDYKLAQGSTMPALSALCGAGTTTYIKGGTPTCASSGTYTVGNLGTDPVCSIGTAAAVAHVLP
- a CDS encoding PEP-CTERM sorting domain-containing protein codes for the protein MPSRPSHIRAPRYVGALFAATSLLLTASADAQVSIYLSAPGATSSGFSNTDVETFESLTTGIKTSDFLSPNFGTATGVTGTYQGSVAHPYAIGPASDPWSVGSNYFAVGAQSGSTATATLQLSSSVGYFGFSWNAGDNNNRMAFYKQGAVLAIFSSANIQTLLANPTVTAIDGTVYNSSSYRGQPGNTTVNAGENYAFVHFLIAGGADRIDFWNTGGSGFESDNHTLRTTAPTVAGSSLVFVTTTSAPEPSTLGLLALGAVIASVLALYRKDALASQRVSQTSFAVIHSKNSVDGS
- a CDS encoding carbohydrate ABC transporter permease; translated protein: MHISRIGRRSWKVRLGLAVLYLVLSLGAVTTLYPFLLMLSTATKSQSDFNDYAPARLIPAYWRDDAALYVKYLEDRYANNVDELNAAHHADYKKVAEAPVPTGEPADLAAWESFAQSLPEHLLRAGFGEHENAPAPLLMRFRDWLKQKYGNDIDALNKAWREENVRFETITAPIEKPNLRAWMPQSERPKVKDWFAFRKSLPKNYLIPTFGDSLWRKFLKEDRYEGKLENLNAAWKTSVTDWTALTLPTTAPVGASYTDWEVFMRTKFPLRMLKVEASAAPAWQAFLARRKRPQIPLPTAPPADGLSLTDWMEFIKTDAPVSALVAQAPENLWRATRSDTTAQPPQAAADFAFVKAHRSELRQDFVGRNFIHVYRQLMTGGQSGRTLLNTVVFCVLSILGALLVNPLCAYALSRYPLPYAYKVLLFLLATMAFPAEVAMIPNFLMLKSLGLLNTFGALILPGLASGYSIFLLKGFFDSLPKELYEAGILDGASELAMFARITLPLSLPIFSVIALNAFTGAYGAFLFALVVCQDPKMWTIMVALYNLQSSAPQYVIFAALTLAALPTLLVFLAAQKVILRGIVLPSFK
- a CDS encoding alpha-L-fucosidase gives rise to the protein MNSLVPRFGDGRDWWFAHRYGMFVHWGLYSLHGWHEQEQWRRRVPRSEYQKLQAQWNPVKFNPEAWLDLAQEAGMEYLCVTTKHHDGFCLWDTKLTRYNTMNTPYGKDIVRQLADACHKRRFPLCLYYSIADWHHPNYPNQGRHHEIPAQPEDSPDLLAYTEFVRGQVRELCTQYGELHGFWWDMNVDLHRDPSINALIRQLQPKAVINDRGYDDGDFGTPERDYESKVDFARRVEACQSVGMESWSWRKGEDYYTDRHLMRSIAKFRARDANYLLNVGPKGDGTIPTESAGIVRRLGKWYHTVREAFDGTTPCTELSANKSILLTRKNNTLYVVCHTDLVGSALKLKPLTLTPTRATLLNTGKPVSFSLELAPSDHVEHEGYLRLTGLPTNELSATVPVIKLEFDHPLPTTPFAKPEGVASLSEPGEVKRPGDVRIR
- a CDS encoding 3-deoxy-7-phosphoheptulonate synthase — protein: MDKIADKRDESAVTRTVLPAPAVLREEFPVSAASYQTVAQGRVAIQRLLNRQDSRFLVVTGPCSIHDPEAALDYARRLAPLAAQYSDKLVILMRTYFEKPRTTVGWRGLINDPHLDGTYDMSEGLRRARKLLVEITELGLPVATELLDTATPDYFADLISFGSIGARTTESQPHRAMASGMPMPVGFKNGTDGELQIALDAMQSAQSKHSYLGFDEDGRCCVVRTPGNPDVCLVLRGGKKSQPNYDRVSVARAVACLDKAGLPPGIVVDASHANSGYDPERQPFVAEKIGRQRLEGDKSLLGVMIESNLVGGKQSISKEMVYGKSVTDACLGWDETEALLARLHAMF
- a CDS encoding adenylate/guanylate cyclase domain-containing protein; the encoded protein is MSLSEIQPRRTAHTLFVDFVGYSRLSADSQAAVQVALQNLVYNLPAFIAARNDGQLMVRKTGDGMAIVFFQDVEFPLAAAVALDEVLKHQATSLRDQVGANFRLRMGVHSGPVVIVDEDGDGIMDVAGEGINTAQRVMDCGDQGHILVSGPVFNLVEEKPHWKSLLHDLGIVRVKHDELVHLYSLHGIRPDGTTIGYEALPRKVYESRERAREQAEQEAARTQEENRSTVTGYALRAALLLGALVLLGSLLFMVWRHSTLDSKEVQHVADVIRKNKEEKERKNQPPTPEPKPIVVATPTPGPASTSPETSAMVEADVPSIVGLPRADAEKALAAVKLTLALSEKSPEVQNPTVAPGTVLSQFPIPGKQFVRGGTVYVSLAVGGQVAPTPAPAGEQSAFTGVLVDARSFPQLANSASIGLFGPNDVALYTSSGATNDELQAVQAVGINPLRITAQQAGAQGVGLAAEDVEKLRTLPDSVRAKTVVLRP